The following is a genomic window from Elgaria multicarinata webbii isolate HBS135686 ecotype San Diego chromosome 9, rElgMul1.1.pri, whole genome shotgun sequence.
GTTTGTTAATATTACAAAATTAaatctggtgggtttttttaaaatgtttattttataggCAAAAATAATGAAGTTCTCcattgaaaaaacacacaaaataattcCAAGATATAAGAGGGCACACTGTATTCTTTGAGGCTAATTACTCATACATTAAAGACTATCAAGCACATAAATCATATGGAGGATAAGACTAAGATCTTTAAGAACTGTGCATTGTACAAATGCCGTAGTAAAAGACATTCAAGCTGCAGTTGTTACTTATTCCCCACTGACTTCAGGATGATTTGCAGGAAGCATTTAGTGCACACAACAGCAAGCAATTACATTCAATTATTCATCATAACAAAAAATTTCATTACAACAAAGATCTAGAAAACTTCTATGTGATATCACAAGACATTTTGAAGCAAAGGTTTATTTAGAATTTGTTTCTTtcattagtttaaaaaaaattaaattgggaggggggacagTCACAAAGGACAATAAAACATAATACCATCTAATAAAGCCCCTTTAAtaacacatatatacatatatagcgATATAGTTTGAGTCATTGGCAACAATATGCAATGGGAAATTCTGAATGTGGAAATTTGAAGACCATGTTGTGCTTTAAATATTAATGTTATATTCTCTATATGTAATAATTTCTTTTTACTGTTCATAGTTATGTGGCATTATAAATATATCTTCCTATAAGTCTACTCTATTGATGGCAAGTCTTAAGAAAATAAAGTGCATAAACAGACCTTTGAAAATTGCTACTGAAGAAGCTAGACCAGGTAGCTCAAAATGACCtaaatttggtttttttttttaatttaaataccAAAAATCTGTTGGTGGGAAGCAGCAAATGTTACCTTTCCCAGAACCTTCTAAAAGGTGTAGTTCTTACACAGTGCGCAAGTATGCTTCTGAGTAGGAGAGCACCAGCGGCCACAGTGCTTCCTTTTGCCAATGAGGCCGGGTTAGGAGAAAGAGAAGCCACGGCGGGTGCTGCTGCCTTCAGGGGATTATTTGGAGGCCCTCCTTGCACCCCGTGGCCTGGCTCTAGCAGCTCTGATGGCCATCTTCGATGTGCAACTATATGATAGGTGTGTGGCAGTGTCATTGCTAAAGATGTTGTGGACAAACTAGTTGGTTTTCTTGTTTCTATAGCTGTTGCCCTtgctgtgcataggattgtgacaaCAATATGCCAGCTTTAGTGGCTGACCGTCATAAGTGGACCACAGGATTGTACTCTATATCTTGGTGTTCCCTCTGTAACATTAAAGGCAtcttatatttttatttcagttcttCATCTATTGAATACAGATAGCATACTTTACAGGGGTCTGAAAATATTcagctggatccagacttgggccacagctagacctaaggtttatcctgggatcatccagggttcgcccctgcctgagcactggttcccctgtgtgtcacctagatgaacaggtttgacccctggatgatccagggataaaccttaggtctagctatggcctaagttaacTGCGAttgtttcccattgaaatcagtatgaGTTAAGTAAAATGATAACTTACTTATCCCATTCATTCAGTGGCACTTACGTTCTGCTTAGTCTGGATTCAATCAATTATGCTCATTAATATTTTTTAGAAGTTGAGTATTATGATGATCagtttcatatataaaaatagcaAGTTCATTAGAAATGCTACCTTAACAATATTTAATAGAATTcagattaaaatgtgtttttgttcGGGCTCAATTCAAGACAAAGAAAACTGATAGCAGGCAACAATAATGAAATCATCTACAAAACATATCCTCTATTATttacatagaaaaaaaatcagataagGCCAACCATTTGTCTTGGATTATTTGAACATAAGGCAATTTAGGCTCATTGGCTTTGAAGCAAGTTGATAGATATTTCTGGAATCTGCTGACAGGGCAATAAAAGTCAAGGACACTGAAACTGCTCTGCAGCTCTAGAAACCTGCTTTTGGCCTGTGTATGATACAGATACTATTAATAATACAGTAATAGTGAAGTCAATGTGGCAAAATAAACTTAAACCCAAGTTCTCTCTTGACAGTAGTTCATGTTCCAGGCTGAAACATTATTTGCTACAAAAATTATAAATTGTACCCTGCATATTCAGAAttctaccaataataataataataataatatacgtcGATGTGCTTTGGGAAGGGGATTTTTTTCTCAAGAGAAAGgtaatcaaaaataaaatatagcagagccttttttttttaattgcactcATGCTACCAAAAAAAGTGCCAATACTCgggaaagttttgttttgttttgtttgtttttgtttttactaattCATGGCACAAAGCCTTTGGGTTTCATCATcattttaacctttttaaaaGGTTGTCTGTAACTATTCATATTGTCACTGGAAGCTCCAGGCCAACTGTCCCAGTAAATCCCATTGCGAATGCCTTTATACTTTTTGTGGTAATATTTGCCATTCAGGTTGGCAGCGAAACATGCATCAAACCACCAGCCAGAGCCATAATACGATCCACAGTTTCCTGATGGATACCTGTCATTGTCTTTATCGGGGGTGGTGAAGAATCTTTGATCGTGACTATGCGGTTTTTTGAAGCGCAGGGCATCCCCAGCTGTGCCACTGTAGCTGCCAATGCTTAGGCGGTATTTGAGAAATTCATTAGCCACATAAAACTGATCATATTTTGCATATTCTTTCTTTCCATTGAAATCCTCAAGCTCAATCCTTAACTGCATATTCTTGCTTTTGGTCAGAAGGTGAATTTTGTCATTCCCTAGCCAGAACTCTCCACTGAGGTTTCCAAAACCATTCTTATATTCATTCCACGTTCTGTTGAAATTAGTGCTGCCATCCTGACGCCTCTGGAACACTGTCCAGCCACCTCCCATAGATTCCATGTCACAGTAAACATCAAAGCTTTCATTTTGGGAGTCAGGAGTAATTCTGTAGATTCCATTCTGTCGTTTCCCTGCCGCAAAGTAATTGGCACAGTCTACTTGCAAAATCTGTATAACTGGAcagaatggagaaaaaatacaCAATTTACAACCTATTTTAACATATCTAGTATAATTCAAAAGAAAGCAATTTGAatggaatatatattttaagaaatagtgtgttttttaaatatgtgttatgtgtatgtatgtagaaTAAATTGAACAAGTTGTGCAATTGGGGGATTATTTtcattcagggttgttgttgttttagaacatTACCCTACAATTTTCCTGGTTTCTGCAAGTCATTGCAATAAAGGCTATCAGTAATGTGGCAAatactcagggcatgtctacacctatgggtgtacagggctggagagggggtgatcctggacGTACCTACTTCCAGGGTCatcgccctgtgtctacacaGCCGTGCGatgtcctggatgggaggagggatgtcgcacGGGTTGTGGgtgccttattttttttaaaaggagaaggagctAGAGCGCACTCGCACTCCAGTGgaaaaataaggtaaaaaacCCGGAAAAAACCCTTGTGCTCCTCACCCCCAataggcatggagctcctgaagagctgggacgaaaatgggatgcccggccacaccacctgtggtcttgggatcatcccgggaccacgggaagaacagggattaaagtgtagggccatatcacagggaaagggagggatcatccctcccggctcccaggatcccctgtgcatcatgtggacgcacagggacaatcccaggatgattcccgggatatcgccctgtgtagacatgccctcagtttctAGGGCTATCTGTTGAGGCTGGTGGAATATGGCTGCAGAAAGCTAGATTGGATGACTTTTGAGAGCTTCTGAAACCAGAAGTAAAttgtctcttcctccccccccctttccccccttttttggacAATTGGGGATAACAACTTCTTCTTGGCAATGGTTTGTTGTATCTTCTGCTGCTCCCCAGaacttgggtttgtttgtttgttccaccAATAGGTGTACTCCAGAGAAAGAAACCGCTCTTTAATAAATTatattaaataattattatttatctataataaattattgtttattaaattatttatatataataaattatatataaatacattttaatttattaaaccGCTCTTTAATAAATTATCTATGAACCACTGAGATATGTGAGAGCTGCAGATTTTTGCACCAAATGTTCACATTGGAGGTGGCTTCTTCTGTGTAGAGCTGCATGTCCAAGTGATTTTTGCATCATAATTAGTATAAATCAGTTGTCAATTTATTGTAGGTTTAAGTTTCCGCTTGTCATGTGTCAACATTTCCCTTCAACGTTAATTGCTGTCCTCTTACAGAAAGCAGAACAACTTTATTTTCAAGAAGTTTGACCTTTAGTTAGCTATTGTTCCCTATTGTTTTACAGAGATACAGAACATCAATATTTGTCCTTGCTGTAACAAACAACTGTGTACAGTCCACAATATGACACTCTTAAACATGCCATTTAAGAGAACAGTGGTTTCCTGTGAAAGTGTTATTACACAATCTCTGGGTTTTGAGAGTGGAAATGAATTTGGAAAATTTATTAAGCAGGAACatgacactttttttaaaaaaaaaaaagtttcttccaGGTGTTTCCTGAAGTTTATAACACATTCTGTCTCCTCAGCTAGGAATAATAATAGGCTTGCAAGCTTTATAATTGATATCTTCTTAGATTTTCTCTATTATTTTTTTTTGATGTAGCAGCATTAAATAATTACATTTAAATTAATATGTTACAGAATGAGAAAATGAACTCTTTTTGAGTTATGTTGATTCTCATGGTAAATTGAAAACTTTCATCTTTGGTTATCACCAACTTTCTTAGGTTATCACCAACATTGTGTCCAATGGGATTGTGCCCCAAAACTTTTAAGTGCTTAGCAATGCCCCTGATTGAGACAAATCTTTATTGATTTTTGTAAGGTATGTTTACGATTGAAGTAATAGAATATGTAATAgacaatgatcctgttcagacgacacactaagccatggtcgttaagcattttgaactaaacattatggcatagcatgccgtgtgaaccatggcttagcgtgtcatgtgaaccattcctaactatggtggctaggtttaaacacactcactaaccattttctgaagaagggttagcggcctaaccatagcttagcatgttgtctgaacagcagaCAACTCTCTGCAAGATTTTGCCTAAAGAATATGTTTGGGAACACCTTTttattccattaaaaataaatctgttttgAGTTGTTCACATGATACACAAACACTTCGGGGAAGGGGAGCAGAGGAACTTCCATAGATACCAACTCCCTTGGAATCAAGTACAGCACCCTTGTTCAGCTGGGAAATATCTACATAAACTTAGGAAGAAACAAGATGTGACATTATTTGTGTGATTGGAATTAATATGtctaattttaaaatgtgaaatagcAGCCACCAGCAGAGGGGGTGGTGGTTCAGAAATATGGTAtgcagggaggtttttttaaaacacccttatatacatgcacacaccatggtcccaatggtctcccccaccctccataaGCTGGTGTTTACCCCAGGAGGGAAGCTTGTATTAACACCAATAGAAGCTTCCTTCCCAAGGCGAATAGCATCTTTAGGGGCCAATTCCCATTGGgaccatgaatttatttatttatttattatttctatattgcccagtaaccaaagctctctgggcagtttacaacaattaaaaccataaggtacagcataaaatataaaacaaggaagcttaaaaccacaatataaaagtataattttggggggaaagggtattcatggaggttaaggctatcaatggctattaatccagagggctatatgttacctccagtatcagaggcaggatgcctgtgtacaccagtcgctggggaacatgggtgggagggtgctgttgcactcaggacctgcttgtgggtcccctgTGGCCAGctagttggccacggtgtgaacagaatgctggactagatggacctttgctttgatcaagcatggctcttcttctgttcttatgtcaTGTTCCTTATTACCACAGCTGCTTTTAACTAGACTCATTAAGTGCAATCACAAAATTAACATCTCCTCTAGCTTGGTGTGTTCTGTGAAATGGACTACTGAGTTAACAGTGATATTCTTAATTTTTTTACACTATTAGGAGGTATGCCAACATGTTCATGTTCCAGGTTTTCTTTAGAATAAATTCTGAAGTTTACTTGCTTTTCAGAAATGTCCAGTGTATTTGagttgcgctctctctctctctctctctctctctctctctgtgtgtgtgtgtgtagtctatTTAACATTTCAAGCTATTTCTGGAAAAGTTATTTGAAAAAGTGTGTAGTGACATTAAAACCAAAATAGTGATAACATTTTCCTGGCAAGTCATTACATGCAAAATTATTTGCGACATAATAGTTTAGTTTTTAAGTGCAACCCTTAAAAGCAGATTGCTTGAGAGAAATAATAGTCAAAGTAATATTTAATTTTACATTGTTTATATAAGAAATCTTGCCAAGAATCCACTCTGATTATATCATGTGCCATCCATTTGGGATGTATTACAGCTGCTTAGTTCCACACATGCACAGCTGTAAAATATAATCCTTTGAGTCATCCATCTCTAAGTCTACACCTTTCTCTGTATTCCCAAATGTATATAGTAGGACTAGTTGTTAACATTTTATGTGGAATTCAAAAATAATATTTCAAGGAGGATTTTTTAGTGTCTTAATTAAAGTTCTTTGTTAAAGTTTATGTTTATATGGCTGTGAGCTTTAAACCACACCAGTATACAATTGAGGCAGTTAATAATTCTGCTATGGAGTACGTGGTTTGAAGAAATACAGCAGTGACCAAAATACAGATGAGATGAGATATTTTGTAGGTCCAAATCCTAAAAGAC
Proteins encoded in this region:
- the FGL2 gene encoding fibroleukin — protein: MKLVYMVLFKTAVLLFTDGSAVTDDGTESAGGEKLVDACPIKLKTSENCDGEECPYQINLPPMTLQLPKQFLLLEKTLKEVQDLKEVVNKMKTCCQDCKLQADDNQEKDSNEFLPSGTDGLTDNSKIQDNRVQELQTKVSRLSANLKNAKNQIHSLQGQLEQMNLINMNNVETYVDSKVANLTFALDNLDNKCSSKCQATQPNPVIQILQVDCANYFAAGKRQNGIYRITPDSQNESFDVYCDMESMGGGWTVFQRRQDGSTNFNRTWNEYKNGFGNLSGEFWLGNDKIHLLTKSKNMQLRIELEDFNGKKEYAKYDQFYVANEFLKYRLSIGSYSGTAGDALRFKKPHSHDQRFFTTPDKDNDRYPSGNCGSYYGSGWWFDACFAANLNGKYYHKKYKGIRNGIYWDSWPGASSDNMNSYRQPFKKVKMMMKPKGFVP